One region of Scophthalmus maximus strain ysfricsl-2021 chromosome 13, ASM2237912v1, whole genome shotgun sequence genomic DNA includes:
- the LOC124850935 gene encoding cartilage intermediate layer protein 1-like, translated as MPGNSGNKKSPSNPNRPGRKHRVKGPGCNQQPALNTQCWTDWFDRDDPTGTGDWELLKDLHNENKEKICNTPLQIEVQTTCGLSVAETGDVIAVADTTTGFICKNSDQKQRKCHDYRVRYMCPTDFCSQRVCWTKWFDRDNPSGIGDWELLSNLRKENPGEICERPLYIDAVTTDTKTPATSTGQAAFIYSPTKGFVCRNRDQKGARCHDYQVRFGCPCMSSQTTP; from the exons ATGCCCGGCAACTCGGGTAACAAGAAAAGTCCCAGCAATCCCAACAGACCTGGCCGCAAACATAGAGTCAAGGGACCAGGATGCAATCAACAGCCTGCCCTTAACACTC AATGCTGGACAGACTGGTTTGATAGAGATGACCCTACTGGAACAGGGGACTGGGAGTTACTTAAAGATctgcacaatgaaaacaaagagaagatcTGCAACACTCCACTTCAGATCGAGGTCCAAACAACATGTGGACTCAGTGTTGCCGAAACAGGGGATGTAATTGCTGT AGCCGACACAACCACAGGATTCATCTGTAAAAACTCTGACCAGAAACAACGAAAGTGCCATGATTACCGTGTTCGTTACATGTGTCCCACTGACTTCTGCAGTCAGAGAG TGTGCTGGACAAAGTGGTTTGATCGGGATAATCCCAGTGGAATTGGCGACTGGGAGCTCTTGAGCAACCTGAGGAAGGAGAATCCAGGAGAAATCTGTGAGAGGCCTCTCTACATAGATGCTGTCACCACGGACACAAAAACCCCAGCCACCTCGACGGGGCAGGCGGCCTTCAT cTACAGTCCAACTAAAGGATTTGTCTGTCGCAACCGAGACCAGAAAGGAGCCAGGTGTCATGACTATCAAGTGCGCTTCGGATGCCCATGCATGTCTAGCCAAACGACTccataa